From one Sphingobacteriales bacterium genomic stretch:
- a CDS encoding translocation/assembly module TamB domain-containing protein produces the protein MVHKVSEYLSKELGSTVKIDSVSISFIRTLDMYGVYLSSQKNKSDTILYVNRLGADMMLGKNLMEQITHLRDKKIYVDNISMDGLRLYGYRGINDSLYNYQFILSKFASKNKKPADTTTNSSPLELKLKKLNLTNGKIILDDHFKDKRFDIRFTKVYIDLRELNLNHFKIDAKQIVLTDPYFKLTQYNEKEKKPSGKPSKGFDVQGLGKKLNITLDKLTIVNGTHSMDFHHKNQRAGTFLISRMNIHEIQLDFRNYRWDSTGMHVNMKKLQALADSNANVKKLEGIALLDNGGIYLDNADIAFNDSKIRGNLSIQFLDEWRSFSDFQNKVILKADLKEVLAKSNDVGVFAPKLLKYLPADVAMHGYIKGKLANLRIDELDLKTGKNTIINITGNIKGLPKINQTLFDIKANNITTSTNDLKTLLPLFKMPEQLKNAGIIHFKGSYFGFINDFVARGNLTTSNLGSITTDVRMSFPNGKAPTYSGNIIATKINIAELTGNHKLFGTADVDLNANGNGFNAKDLNTRLTGTIRNFYFNGFVFDKIIVDGLLDKKKFKGKAFYDDNCLLIDFNGTADFNDKLPKFDFVTSIKNADLKKLNLTKDTLMISLDGEVHAAGNNIGNLMGTGKFSNLILQNAKDILVLSDVDIDLQNDGTTKNYTITSDQFNANFVGEFDPITLVPSMKVFLSNYSKLIKPKEKDFKLSRPQQLEARLKLKSDFGLFKVFVPDLKYISELDLNASISTEDNLFEINAKLDSANFQNIAFNRIALTGDIQERDLLLNSEIKKIQSGKTVVEDIHLGLNSSLEQLLTHVNISSDTSDNAVRLLSTLDFNKDTITAKILNSKLMLNKKVWTVQKENELVIIDSIFIAKNFSLIQDKQKINIQNGRNTLSDAKINIENLDLIDIGQLIDSTGAIRNGKLSGTVNLRNILTKLQANADITINDLQVLDYKVKYIGLDGVYGRNGKKILEAGGTIEDDNYQLSFDGSYDMQIPGKENLDVDADIEKVNLNFLEALLKKELLVPRAFVKGNVKVTGNIKKPVLLGEAQIIDTAELKMRYLGTTFKLVNEEVKLTQKGFDFGEMTVYDNYGNTALVAGKLQHSGFKNFKAENVSFSAPAGFNFMNITYDDNQDFYGKVFAKGEVSISGFFNDLFIDVTRMETMKNTEFNLPVSDKAADKGYSFVKFVDPRDTIKKIDYKSKISGLNLNMNITATPDAVANIILDPSSNDKIIGRGEGNLNLTMNKKGELNIEGTYNLTEGKYDFNFQGILNKTFNVRKGSTINFNGDPLKAELNIVGLYNVKAASVRNIVDSNSTIKNRTFPIDLNLLITGTLEKTKIGFRIAPTTGSASAQSDELMRVLDEISKNDAEVDKQAGTLLLFSSFWPLGTASDQKFQAYSNTVTQLLTSQISKLLSQGLSQVIKGASIDLLLSDLESKESRNFGFSYKQELLGSRLILTIGGNVNFGNANNTVANTTTGQTTNNTGIAGDFLLEYLVTPDGRIRLKTYARTTNYTTDIINQDRVRTGGAISFQKDFDSLKELFRPKNKKDKKPKETPADTSSLKPINLIEDKLKSKERFDEIFNKYVSFTLTGR, from the coding sequence TTGGTTCACAAAGTAAGTGAATATTTATCAAAAGAATTAGGCAGTACCGTAAAGATAGACTCTGTCAGCATCAGTTTTATCAGAACCCTGGATATGTACGGGGTGTACTTATCTTCCCAAAAAAATAAATCCGATACCATCCTGTACGTAAACAGACTGGGTGCAGATATGATGCTTGGAAAAAATCTGATGGAACAAATCACCCATTTGAGAGACAAAAAGATATACGTTGACAATATAAGCATGGATGGACTGAGGTTATACGGCTATAGAGGAATAAATGACAGTCTGTATAACTACCAGTTTATTCTGTCAAAATTTGCTTCCAAAAATAAAAAACCTGCCGATACCACGACCAACTCATCCCCTTTAGAGCTTAAGCTGAAAAAATTGAATCTAACGAACGGTAAAATCATTCTGGACGACCATTTTAAAGACAAGCGGTTTGATATACGGTTTACCAAAGTTTATATTGATTTAAGGGAACTGAATCTCAACCACTTTAAAATAGATGCAAAACAAATTGTACTGACAGATCCCTATTTTAAACTGACACAGTACAACGAAAAAGAGAAGAAACCAAGCGGAAAACCCAGCAAAGGCTTCGATGTACAGGGTTTAGGGAAAAAGCTCAATATAACGTTAGATAAGCTAACGATTGTAAATGGCACCCACTCGATGGATTTCCACCATAAAAACCAGAGGGCTGGAACATTCCTGATCAGCCGGATGAACATACATGAGATTCAGCTGGATTTCAGAAACTACCGATGGGATTCCACCGGCATGCATGTCAACATGAAAAAACTGCAGGCACTGGCAGACAGCAATGCAAACGTAAAAAAACTGGAAGGTATCGCATTACTGGACAATGGAGGCATTTACCTGGACAATGCGGATATTGCATTCAATGATTCAAAAATCAGAGGAAATTTATCCATACAATTTTTGGATGAATGGCGTTCTTTCAGCGACTTCCAAAACAAGGTTATTCTCAAGGCCGATCTTAAGGAAGTACTGGCTAAGTCGAATGATGTTGGTGTATTCGCACCTAAATTACTCAAATACCTGCCTGCTGATGTTGCCATGCATGGGTATATTAAGGGGAAACTAGCCAACCTGAGGATTGATGAACTGGACTTAAAAACAGGTAAAAACACCATAATCAATATAACCGGAAATATCAAAGGATTACCCAAAATCAATCAAACCTTATTTGACATAAAAGCGAATAACATTACTACCAGTACGAATGACCTGAAAACGCTTTTGCCACTTTTCAAGATGCCCGAACAATTAAAAAATGCCGGCATCATCCATTTTAAAGGTTCCTATTTTGGATTCATCAATGATTTTGTTGCCCGTGGAAATTTGACAACCAGCAACCTGGGCAGTATCACAACGGATGTCAGGATGAGTTTTCCGAATGGAAAAGCGCCTACTTATTCGGGCAATATTATTGCAACAAAAATCAATATTGCAGAACTGACCGGCAATCACAAATTATTTGGCACCGCGGATGTGGACCTGAATGCAAATGGAAACGGATTTAATGCAAAAGACCTGAATACCAGACTTACCGGAACCATCCGCAATTTCTACTTCAATGGATTTGTATTTGACAAAATAATAGTGGATGGCCTACTGGACAAGAAGAAGTTCAAAGGAAAGGCATTCTACGATGACAATTGTTTATTGATTGACTTTAACGGAACCGCTGACTTTAATGATAAGCTGCCAAAATTCGACTTCGTCACCAGTATCAAGAATGCGGACCTGAAAAAACTTAATTTAACAAAAGACACTTTAATGATTTCGCTGGATGGTGAAGTACACGCAGCCGGTAACAACATTGGAAACCTGATGGGTACCGGAAAGTTCAGCAACCTGATTTTACAGAATGCAAAAGACATCCTGGTCTTATCAGATGTGGACATTGATTTACAAAATGACGGCACAACAAAAAATTACACCATCACTTCAGACCAGTTTAATGCAAATTTTGTGGGAGAATTCGACCCTATCACATTGGTTCCTTCCATGAAAGTATTTCTCAGCAATTATTCTAAACTGATAAAACCAAAAGAGAAGGATTTCAAACTTAGCAGACCGCAGCAACTGGAAGCAAGATTGAAATTAAAATCTGACTTCGGTTTATTCAAAGTCTTCGTTCCTGACCTGAAATATATCAGTGAGCTGGACTTAAATGCCAGCATCAGCACGGAAGACAATCTTTTTGAAATCAATGCAAAACTGGATTCTGCCAATTTCCAAAACATAGCATTTAATCGCATCGCTTTGACCGGAGACATACAGGAAAGGGATCTGTTGCTTAACAGTGAAATTAAAAAAATACAATCCGGTAAAACAGTTGTCGAAGATATACATCTGGGCTTGAACAGTTCACTGGAACAATTACTGACGCACGTCAATATTTCAAGCGATACATCCGACAACGCCGTTCGGCTATTATCTACCTTAGACTTTAACAAAGATACCATTACCGCAAAAATACTGAACTCAAAACTTATGCTGAATAAGAAAGTATGGACAGTTCAGAAAGAGAATGAACTGGTCATAATAGACAGTATCTTTATCGCCAAGAATTTTTCACTGATACAGGATAAACAGAAAATAAACATACAAAACGGTAGAAATACACTGTCCGATGCAAAAATAAATATCGAGAACCTGGATCTGATTGACATCGGCCAGCTGATTGATTCAACCGGTGCAATCAGGAATGGAAAACTCTCCGGAACGGTCAACCTGAGGAATATCCTCACCAAACTACAGGCCAATGCTGATATCACCATCAATGATCTGCAGGTGCTGGATTACAAAGTAAAATATATTGGCCTGGATGGTGTATACGGCAGAAACGGAAAAAAAATCCTGGAGGCTGGCGGCACCATTGAAGATGACAATTACCAGCTGTCCTTTGACGGCAGTTATGATATGCAGATTCCGGGAAAAGAAAATTTAGATGTGGACGCAGACATCGAAAAGGTGAATCTGAACTTTCTGGAAGCACTTCTTAAAAAAGAACTGCTCGTCCCGAGAGCTTTTGTTAAAGGAAATGTAAAAGTCACGGGAAATATTAAAAAGCCCGTTTTACTCGGCGAAGCACAGATTATTGATACAGCTGAATTAAAAATGCGTTACCTCGGCACCACTTTCAAATTGGTCAATGAAGAAGTGAAACTCACTCAAAAGGGATTTGACTTTGGAGAAATGACCGTGTACGATAATTATGGCAATACGGCTCTGGTGGCAGGAAAACTTCAGCACAGCGGATTTAAGAATTTTAAAGCGGAAAATGTCAGCTTCAGCGCACCGGCCGGCTTTAATTTTATGAATATCACCTATGACGACAATCAGGATTTCTATGGAAAAGTCTTTGCAAAAGGAGAAGTGAGCATATCCGGATTCTTCAATGATTTATTTATTGACGTAACCCGAATGGAAACGATGAAAAATACAGAATTCAATTTACCCGTTTCTGATAAGGCAGCTGATAAAGGATACAGTTTTGTAAAATTTGTAGATCCGAGAGATACCATCAAAAAGATTGATTACAAATCAAAAATCAGTGGTCTGAATCTCAATATGAATATCACGGCGACACCGGATGCCGTAGCCAATATCATTCTTGATCCATCCTCCAATGATAAAATCATCGGTCGCGGGGAAGGGAACCTCAACCTCACCATGAATAAAAAAGGAGAACTTAACATAGAAGGTACCTATAACCTGACAGAAGGTAAATATGATTTTAATTTTCAGGGAATTTTAAATAAAACATTTAATGTTCGAAAAGGCAGCACCATCAATTTTAACGGCGATCCGCTTAAAGCTGAATTAAATATCGTTGGCCTTTACAATGTAAAGGCAGCTTCTGTCCGGAATATCGTGGACAGCAATTCGACCATAAAGAACAGAACATTCCCAATTGATTTAAACCTCTTGATAACAGGTACATTGGAAAAAACGAAAATCGGGTTCAGGATTGCACCTACAACAGGGTCAGCTTCCGCCCAGTCCGATGAACTGATGCGGGTGCTGGATGAAATATCTAAAAACGATGCGGAAGTAGATAAACAAGCAGGCACACTGCTCTTGTTCAGTTCTTTCTGGCCACTCGGAACTGCCTCCGACCAGAAATTTCAGGCATATTCCAATACCGTTACACAACTTCTGACAAGCCAGATTTCCAAGCTCCTATCGCAAGGTTTGTCGCAGGTCATAAAAGGTGCATCCATCGATTTGCTGTTAAGTGATTTGGAGTCCAAGGAATCCCGAAATTTCGGATTCAGCTATAAGCAGGAATTACTGGGCAGCCGTTTGATATTAACGATTGGCGGCAATGTCAACTTTGGTAATGCCAACAATACGGTCGCCAATACAACAACCGGACAAACCACCAATAACACCGGAATCGCCGGTGACTTCCTTTTAGAATACCTGGTTACACCGGATGGAAGAATACGGCTAAAAACCTATGCACGAACCACAAACTATACGACTGACATCATCAATCAGGACAGAGTGAGAACTGGCGGCGCTATTTCATTCCAAAAGGATTTCGACAGCTTAAAAGAATTATTCCGGCCGAAAAATAAAAAAGACAAAAAGCCTAAAGAAACACCCGCAGACACTTCGTCTCTCAAGCCGATCAATCTGATTGAAGACAAGCTGAAATCAAAGGAAAGATTTGATGAAATTTTTAATAAATACGTTTCATTTACTTTAACCGGCCGGTAA
- a CDS encoding ATP-binding protein, translating to MRFSPEIKYNIDELERIISKGEGVQLDFKQTITSQRKIARTLAAFANNRGGKLLIGIKDNGALLGCDIDEEMYMIYEAAEHFCEPPVDVVFSVYETDDMLNILEVDINNSLRKPHFAQDDHGVWQLYMRSNDKTLMASKNTQRMLENENREEEMEQTALDSKEHFVLEYLKDKQTITAKIAAHQLNISLQRANGLLVKLNKLGLILYNKDKRGEYYLLR from the coding sequence ATGCGGTTTTCACCGGAAATAAAATACAATATTGACGAGTTGGAGCGAATCATTTCCAAAGGGGAAGGCGTGCAGCTGGATTTCAAGCAGACCATCACGAGTCAGCGTAAGATTGCCAGAACATTGGCGGCATTTGCCAATAACAGAGGCGGTAAGCTGTTAATCGGAATAAAAGATAATGGTGCCTTGTTGGGTTGCGATATTGATGAGGAAATGTATATGATTTATGAAGCTGCCGAACATTTTTGTGAACCTCCTGTCGATGTAGTCTTTTCTGTCTATGAAACAGATGACATGTTGAATATATTGGAAGTGGATATCAATAATAGCTTGCGAAAACCTCATTTTGCGCAGGATGACCATGGAGTCTGGCAGTTGTATATGCGCAGCAATGACAAGACGCTGATGGCTTCCAAAAACACGCAGCGTATGCTGGAAAATGAAAATAGGGAAGAGGAGATGGAACAAACCGCACTGGATTCTAAAGAACATTTCGTGCTGGAATACCTGAAAGATAAACAAACCATTACAGCTAAAATTGCAGCGCACCAATTGAATATTTCCCTCCAGAGGGCAAATGGGTTATTGGTTAAACTGAATAAACTTGGATTGATTCTGTATAATAAAGATAAACGGGGAGAGTATTATTTGCTGCGTTAG
- a CDS encoding 1-acyl-sn-glycerol-3-phosphate acyltransferase, with product MLESVIPKIKDWPINLIAKKRDKILQETISEAVLEFNKANPTLSALRNQLQKTLYLEHIRIKNDPWEVDPEDDREFWGSIKKRLLKADPAHNDEDISKEQHQEMLQDIMSRYANEIIGNFIPNLFWFARQILRRFFARLFNAHFGGFKGLFNPEDKLKDKLIVSGPVEKLRTLATKGTVILVPTHFSNLDSVIIGFGMDYIGMPAFQYGAGLNLFNSKFFSLFMGNLGAYKLDRRKKNPIYLETLKSFSRTNVLAGAHTIFFPGGTRSRAGNIETDLKLGLLGTVVEAQRIHYEKNPANLAPKIFIVPLTISYHFVLEASSLIEEQLKRIGKEQYLVYDNTQTTGKAIWKFFWETFSKSTDITLSLSEPMDIFGNAVDNDGYSLDKTGNKLEIRNYFINKGHLKADDQRETIYTQMLGDKIIDGFFSNNVVYASHVVAFAAFELLKKQLDYPDLFTLLRTSDEDREIDWDTFKTSVKRVIDELYMLNNKNLIKLAPHMTTKELEEIIELGINNVCIYHANLPIMRNKVGNITSEDLKLLYYYHNRLNGYGLEKHI from the coding sequence ATGCTTGAATCAGTAATTCCCAAAATAAAAGACTGGCCAATCAACCTGATAGCCAAAAAAAGGGACAAAATCTTACAGGAAACTATTTCAGAAGCAGTTTTAGAATTCAACAAGGCCAATCCTACACTCTCTGCGTTGCGCAACCAGTTGCAAAAAACACTTTACCTGGAGCATATACGTATCAAGAATGATCCGTGGGAAGTGGACCCCGAAGACGACCGTGAATTCTGGGGCAGTATAAAGAAACGATTACTAAAGGCGGATCCGGCGCATAATGATGAAGATATCTCCAAAGAGCAGCATCAGGAAATGCTGCAGGATATTATGTCGCGCTACGCCAACGAAATCATAGGTAATTTCATCCCCAATTTATTTTGGTTTGCCCGGCAGATTCTGCGCCGCTTTTTCGCACGTTTGTTTAATGCTCATTTCGGCGGTTTTAAAGGACTGTTTAATCCTGAAGATAAACTGAAAGACAAACTGATTGTGTCAGGACCGGTGGAGAAATTGCGCACCTTAGCTACCAAAGGGACTGTTATTTTAGTGCCTACCCATTTCAGTAATTTAGATTCCGTTATCATTGGTTTTGGTATGGACTATATAGGTATGCCCGCATTTCAGTACGGCGCCGGTTTAAATCTGTTTAATTCTAAATTCTTCAGCCTGTTTATGGGTAATCTAGGCGCCTATAAGTTAGACAGGAGAAAAAAGAATCCCATCTATCTCGAAACCCTTAAATCATTCTCCAGGACAAATGTACTGGCCGGAGCACATACCATTTTTTTCCCGGGCGGAACCCGTTCCAGAGCAGGAAATATTGAAACGGATTTAAAGCTGGGATTACTCGGTACTGTTGTGGAAGCTCAACGCATCCATTACGAAAAAAACCCGGCAAACCTGGCACCTAAAATTTTTATCGTGCCGCTTACCATCAGCTATCACTTCGTATTGGAAGCTTCTTCTCTCATAGAAGAACAACTGAAACGAATTGGAAAAGAGCAATACCTGGTTTATGACAATACACAAACTACCGGGAAAGCTATATGGAAGTTTTTCTGGGAGACATTTTCAAAATCTACGGATATCACTTTATCCTTAAGTGAACCGATGGATATTTTCGGAAATGCCGTTGATAATGATGGTTACAGCTTAGATAAGACCGGAAATAAACTGGAAATCAGAAATTATTTTATAAACAAGGGGCATTTGAAAGCTGATGACCAGCGTGAAACGATCTACACCCAAATGCTCGGCGACAAAATCATTGACGGGTTTTTCAGCAATAATGTCGTTTATGCCTCCCATGTTGTTGCATTTGCCGCTTTTGAATTACTGAAAAAACAATTGGATTATCCGGATTTATTTACACTGCTCCGTACTTCAGATGAAGACCGGGAAATTGACTGGGATACATTCAAAACTTCTGTTAAAAGAGTAATTGACGAACTCTATATGCTGAACAACAAGAACTTGATAAAACTGGCCCCGCACATGACGACCAAGGAACTGGAAGAAATCATCGAGCTGGGCATCAACAACGTTTGCATCTATCATGCCAATCTTCCAATCATGCGGAATAAGGTGGGCAATATTACCAGTGAAGATCTGAAACTATTGTATTATTATCACAACAGATTAAATGGCTATGGTCTCGAAAAGCACATCTGA
- a CDS encoding NAD(P)-dependent glycerol-3-phosphate dehydrogenase, with amino-acid sequence MVSKSTSDKHPVAVIGAGSFGTAVANLLAENGRVFLYSRRPEAVEIINRDRINNGQTIHPNVTATNDMQEITDKCYLLLPSVSSDSFRQVMRDMAPFLKPYHMMIHCTKGFDIKLEPGKSILDRDVVLYPQDTYTMSKVILEETCVKRVGCMSGPNLAREIANQHPAATVIASKFDEVIKEGEAAIRSKRLQVYSNHDIYAVELAGVLKNSMALAAGALGGLGYGNNAMAFLITRGLGEIIRLATAMGAEKQAFLGLAGIGDLIATCTSPMSRNYTVGARLAKGETLEQIIATSTEVAEGIKTVSISKKLADTTGIKLPIIQNIYRALFEDLKVDLALGYLMEYRWGYDADYM; translated from the coding sequence ATGGTCTCGAAAAGCACATCTGATAAACATCCCGTTGCTGTTATAGGAGCAGGAAGTTTTGGTACCGCAGTTGCCAACCTTCTTGCTGAAAACGGTCGGGTTTTCTTATATTCCCGGCGACCGGAGGCTGTTGAAATTATCAATAGAGATCGTATCAATAACGGACAGACCATCCATCCGAATGTCACGGCAACCAACGATATGCAGGAAATCACGGACAAATGCTATCTGTTGCTGCCATCCGTATCGTCGGATAGTTTCAGGCAGGTGATGCGCGATATGGCGCCGTTTTTAAAACCGTATCATATGATGATTCACTGCACAAAGGGATTTGACATCAAATTAGAACCCGGAAAATCCATCCTGGACAGGGATGTTGTACTGTATCCACAGGATACCTACACGATGAGTAAGGTGATACTGGAAGAAACCTGTGTAAAACGGGTGGGTTGCATGAGTGGACCTAACTTAGCACGGGAAATCGCCAATCAGCATCCGGCAGCTACCGTCATTGCAAGTAAGTTTGATGAGGTGATTAAAGAAGGCGAAGCCGCAATACGCAGCAAACGGCTGCAGGTGTACAGCAACCACGATATTTATGCCGTAGAATTAGCAGGAGTACTCAAAAACTCGATGGCACTTGCTGCAGGCGCTTTAGGCGGGTTAGGTTACGGCAACAATGCAATGGCATTCTTAATTACACGCGGCTTAGGTGAAATTATTCGCCTGGCAACGGCAATGGGTGCGGAAAAACAAGCATTTCTCGGGCTGGCCGGTATCGGCGACCTGATAGCGACCTGTACATCTCCTATGAGCCGAAATTATACGGTGGGTGCCCGCCTTGCTAAAGGTGAAACCCTCGAACAGATTATCGCCACTTCTACGGAAGTGGCAGAAGGGATTAAGACCGTTAGTATCTCTAAAAAACTGGCAGATACCACCGGTATAAAACTACCTATCATTCAAAATATCTACAGAGCATTGTTTGAAGACCTGAAGGTGGACCTGGCTCTTGGTTATTTGATGGAATACCGCTGGGGTTATGATGCGGATTATATGTAA
- the rnr gene encoding ribonuclease R — protein MIDIARSGDAYVSIEGKSKDFFIHRKNTHHAFDGDTVKVQRVHKPNAVRPEGFVTEVVKRKRSHFIGVVERVNDTCFVVADNPGIKSDFYIPEGRSMKAKHKDKVVVELAEWRPKDKNPIGHITEIFGQAGTNDIEMKSILVENGFFTSFPKNVLDEADDLEFKVSEDEKRTRRDFTDIPTFTIDPADAKDFDDALSFRVLENGLYEVGVHIADVSHYVKEHSALEKEAFKRATSVYLVDRVAPMFPERLSNIICSLRPDEDKCCYAAVFQMDEKAAVKDVWFGRTVIHSQKRFSYEAAQEILEGNDGVFKEELLRLNELAHLLRRERFKNGSIGFEAPETKFQLDENGKPVGVYIKERKDAHLLIEDFMLLANKYVAKFIGKDKNENGKTPFVFRVHDLPNEEKLIDFQLFAQKFGYKIQFDNPKQIARELNRLMQEIEGKPEQAVLQQLAIRCMAKAVYTTDNIGHYGLGFDFYTHFTSPIRRYPDVMVHRLLDKIMNDKKLPTKDELEYQCKHSSERERAANDAERSSVKYKMAEFMLDRIGEHFTGVISGVKNWGIYVELPQYNCEGLIRIESMKNDSYTFDERKMRFLGRHQGHTYQLGDKIDVTLTGVDIEKKTIDFELKESHGILL, from the coding sequence ATGATTGATATTGCCCGGAGCGGGGATGCTTATGTGTCCATAGAGGGAAAATCAAAAGATTTTTTTATTCACCGCAAAAATACGCATCATGCTTTTGACGGTGACACCGTAAAGGTGCAGCGTGTACATAAACCCAATGCCGTTCGTCCGGAGGGATTTGTAACGGAGGTTGTCAAAAGGAAACGTTCTCATTTTATAGGTGTGGTGGAAAGAGTCAATGACACCTGCTTTGTGGTGGCAGACAATCCGGGTATAAAATCCGATTTTTATATTCCGGAAGGCCGTTCCATGAAAGCCAAACATAAAGATAAGGTGGTGGTAGAACTGGCAGAATGGCGTCCGAAGGATAAAAATCCCATTGGACATATTACCGAAATATTCGGTCAGGCCGGCACTAATGATATTGAGATGAAATCCATTCTGGTGGAAAATGGCTTTTTCACTTCCTTCCCAAAAAATGTGCTGGACGAAGCGGATGATCTGGAATTTAAGGTATCCGAAGATGAAAAAAGGACACGAAGGGATTTTACGGATATTCCTACCTTTACCATAGACCCTGCAGATGCCAAAGATTTTGATGATGCCCTGTCTTTTCGTGTGCTGGAGAATGGCCTGTATGAAGTAGGTGTACACATCGCGGATGTGTCGCATTATGTGAAAGAACATTCTGCATTGGAAAAAGAAGCGTTCAAACGGGCAACCTCGGTTTATCTGGTGGATAGGGTAGCGCCCATGTTTCCCGAAAGGCTTTCCAATATCATCTGCTCGCTGCGGCCAGATGAAGATAAGTGCTGCTATGCAGCCGTTTTTCAAATGGATGAGAAAGCGGCGGTGAAGGATGTATGGTTTGGCAGAACAGTGATTCATTCCCAGAAACGCTTCAGCTACGAAGCTGCACAGGAAATCCTGGAAGGCAATGACGGTGTGTTTAAGGAAGAGCTGTTAAGACTGAATGAACTGGCACATCTGTTACGCAGAGAGCGGTTTAAAAATGGCTCTATCGGTTTTGAAGCTCCGGAAACCAAGTTTCAACTGGATGAAAATGGGAAACCCGTCGGTGTATATATCAAAGAGCGCAAAGATGCCCATTTGCTGATTGAAGATTTTATGTTGCTGGCGAATAAATACGTGGCCAAATTTATCGGGAAGGATAAAAATGAGAACGGCAAGACGCCGTTTGTCTTCCGGGTGCATGATTTGCCAAACGAAGAAAAATTAATCGACTTCCAGTTGTTTGCACAGAAGTTCGGATATAAAATACAGTTTGATAATCCGAAACAGATTGCCCGTGAATTGAACCGGCTGATGCAGGAAATCGAAGGAAAACCGGAACAGGCTGTGTTGCAGCAGCTTGCCATTCGCTGTATGGCAAAAGCCGTTTACACAACCGATAATATAGGGCATTACGGATTAGGCTTCGATTTTTACACGCATTTCACGTCCCCTATCCGTCGTTATCCGGATGTGATGGTGCATCGGCTGCTGGATAAAATCATGAACGATAAAAAACTACCGACCAAAGATGAACTGGAATATCAATGCAAACACAGCAGTGAACGTGAGCGTGCAGCCAATGATGCGGAACGATCATCCGTAAAATACAAGATGGCGGAATTTATGCTTGACAGAATCGGGGAACATTTTACGGGAGTTATTTCGGGTGTGAAAAACTGGGGGATTTATGTGGAATTGCCGCAATACAATTGTGAAGGGCTTATTCGAATCGAATCGATGAAGAACGACAGTTATACTTTTGATGAACGGAAAATGCGTTTTCTGGGCCGGCATCAGGGGCATACCTATCAATTAGGGGATAAGATAGATGTTACACTTACAGGTGTGGATATCGAAAAGAAAACGATTGATTTTGAATTAAAGGAAAGTCACGGTATTTTACTGTAA